From a region of the Oryza sativa Japonica Group chromosome 6, ASM3414082v1 genome:
- the LOC107281450 gene encoding putative disease resistance protein RGA3 isoform X1, whose translation MLLFCLGCIRLSICSFWLSPKNRGISDYMAEFSAMSSVGWIVSPIIRKMVSVVQSYISSQFTWKSEMMSDLKNLESTLVQILLVVGAAERRSRKDSSQVMSLHQMKDAVCEADDVLDEFDYLIKEKIEDLGMFSSVLSIGKRLVSIDKLRSKLQEVIKTLGRVRASAEMFAQVMAGEVSSFSQSPEYAPARATGSLLREDTIFGRKNEIDELVSILVKDCDEHLSYDCQLFNTVVHSIVGVGGIGKTTLAQAIYNDERITEIFDLKIWVCVSHNFDKTRLTKEIIACTAGTEHIELASFNFSMLQEKLRDRLMCKRFLLVLDDVWYDERVGEHMNRETWKELIAPIRNIYISSEALERKRTGSKILVTTRAELVAKMLDSRSLFFLQGLGKDDSRMLFRKCAFGNRNPEDYPELKIIEDQIVENLKGSALAIKVTGGHLSGKYNALEWNKILQKSVLNPNDIMTILRSSYESLPNYLQQCFTYCSLFPKGYRIDPNRLIHMWAAQGFVHSDRNINTSLEDIGRGYFNDLLQRSFFQVFRCGDQIYYIMHDVLNDLALHVSGGECHRIEHGSPSELPHHIRHLSVSAELLENFVSFGSLGRLRSLLVFNKSWFCSKLSLTHGILAKLKGVRVLDVSGCCMKRLPDAVYNLIHLRFLAIQRTCYTLPKTISRLHHLRALFVQYHSCYSSGKFSSHCSSHKLLNLSWGQVNIAGGCFSLPESINRLSNLVHVDIEKSYALMLTGMHQLPCVEGSGEFHVGKKGQSIVGLKDLNELRGELAIRLLENVKTKEEAAKANLELKKHIRKLELEWGSGDHDGHTSNGCDVLNVLKPHPNLVELTISGYPGATSPTWLNSGWLSSLQLICLRDCKKWEVLPPLGDLPLLKALEVRRMDELKILDQEFLGRKGFPSLERLLLERLPKLEWSIVENDQLFPALRDLSFSGCPRLREYPTYVRTLRHIAILDKEQIHFKVFMDNFELTRSFCCLLSSFFYVLRVHHLEFVEKLKIYVDHLRDIPKVAFNNMKQLKELTIFGLGSSWENTYPIISTLWDEDGVTVLPTSLQRLELIKCQLRASSLSKLLNNLVCLDTLDLGPCDTVGMPSQLSLSMHQLRMLRQLNIYKCYWLMSLEGSQSLVSLKELRLENCDNLESVPDMDNMPSLQILLLRSCPQVTRLYQSGCHTALEELRIESCDGLASLEDLNELVSLRKMKVIECSALISLPDMSTFYSLKILVIGRCTQLRALPRNGLPVSLKAFFLIEGHPLLGKQFELKNGPDYNKVAALSGCMRHTNQRKVWEYWSKF comes from the exons atgcttttgttttgtttgggcTGTATAAGACTCTCTATTTGTTCCTTTTGGCTTTCTCCAAAAAACCGG GGAATTTCTGATTACATGGCTGAGTTTTCAGCAATGAGTTCTGTAGGATGGATTGTTTCACCTATCATTCGTAAAATGGTTTCTGTGGTGCAGTCCTATATATCAAGCCAGTTCACCTGGAAGTCTGAGATGATGTCTGATCTCAAGAATTTGGAGTCCACTTTGGTACAGATTTTGTTGGTGGTTGGCGCAGCGGAAAGACGAAGTAGAAAAGACAGTAGTCAAGTGATGTCATTGCACCAAATGAAAGATGCAGTCTGTGAAGCTGATGATGTCTTGGATGAGTTTGACTATCTGATCAAAGAAAAGATTGAAGACCTAGGCATGTTCTCATCTGTTCTCTCTATTGGCAAGCGTTTAGTTAGCATTGATAAGCTCAGATCAAAATTACAAGAAGTTATAAAAACACTGGGCAGAGTTAGAGCTTCCGCAGAGATGTTTGCTCAAGTTATGGCAGGGGAGGTCTCTAGCTTCAGTCAGTCTCCTGAGTATGCTCCAGCAAGAGCCACAGGATCTCTTTTGCGTGAAGATACAATTTTTGGACGGAAGAATGAGATTGATGAACTAGTAAGTATATTGGTGAAGGATTGTGATGAACATTTGTCTTATGATTGTCAGTTATTTAATACAGTGGTGCATTCTATTGTTGGTGTTGGGGGCATCGGCAAGACTACACTAGCACAAGCTATTTACAATGATGAGCGGATTACTGAGATTTTTGATCTGAAGATATGGGTTTGTGTCTCCCATAATTTTGACAAAACTAGACTAACTAAGGAGATCATAGCATGCACAGCTGGCACAGAACATATTGAATTGGCCAGTTTCAATTTCAGTATGCTCCAAGAAAAGCTTCGAGATAGACTGATGTGCAAAAGGTTTCTTCTAGTGCTGGATGATGTGTGGTATGATGAAAGAGTTGGAGAGCACATGAACAGAGAAACGTGGAAGGAGTTGATAGCTCCcataagaaatatatatataagttctGAGGCTTTAGAGAGAAAGAGAACAGGAAGCAAAATACTAGTGACAACCCGGGCAGAATTGGTAGCAAAAATGCTAGATTCGAGAAGCTTATTTTTCTTGCAGGGCCTTGGAAAAGATGACAGCAGAATGCTCTTCCGGAAATGTGCATTTGGAAACAGGAATCCAGAAGATTACCCAGAGTTGAAGATAATTGAGGACCAAATTGTTGAAAACCTAAAAGGCTCAGCTCTAGCCATTAAGGTGACTGGAGGCCATTTAAGTGGCAAATACAACGCTCTGGAATGGAACAAAATTCTTCAGAAAAGTGTACTCAACCCTAATGACATTATGACAATCTTACGCTCAAGTTATGAAAGCTTACCAAATTATCTTCAGCAGTGTTTTACGTACTGCAGTTTATTCCCTAAAGGTTACCGCATTGATCCAAACAGGCTGATCCATATGTGGGCAGCTCAGGGTTTTGTTCATTCAGACAGAAATATCAATACTAGTCTGGAGGATATTGGCAGAGGCTATTTCAATGATTTGCTACAGCGCTCATTTTTCCAAGTGTTCCGATGTGGAGACCAAATTTACTATATTATGCATGATGTATTGAATGATCTGGCACTTCATGTTTCTGGGGGCGAATGCCATAGGATTGAACATGGCAGTCCGAGTGAGTTACCCCATCATATTAGGCATTTGTCTGTTTCTGCTGAACTCCTGGAAAATTTTGTGAGTTTTGGTAGTTTGGGAAGATTGCGTTCACTACTAGTTTTTAACAAGTCTTGGTTTTGCTCAAAACTCAGCCTCACTCATGGTATACTTGCCAAGCTGAAGGGGGTGCGGGTGCTGGATGTAAGTGGCTGTTGCATGAAACGCTTGCCTGATGCTGTGTACAATCTCATTCACCTCCGTTTCCTAGCTATACAGCGGACATGTTACACACTACCTAAAACAATTTCTAGACTTCATCATCTAAGGGCCTTGTTTGTACAGTATCATTCATGTTATTCCTCTGGAAAATTTAGCTCACATTGTTCCTCTCACAAACTTTTGAATCTTTCATGGGGGCAAGTGAACATAGCTGGAGGTTGTTTCAGTCTTCCTGAAAGCATTAACAGACTCAGTAACTTGGTGCATGTTGATATAGAGAAGTCATATGCTCTCATGCTAACAGGCATGCATCAACTTCCATGTGTTGAAGGTTCAGGAGAATTTCATGTTGGCAAGAAGGGGCAAAGTATTGTTGGGCTGAAGGATCTGAATGAACTTCGTGGAGAGCTTGCAATTAGATTGCTGGAGAATGTGAAAACAAAAGAGGAAGCTGCTAAGGCCAATCTTGAGCTAAAGAAGCACATAAGAAAGCTGGAGCTAGAATGGGGATCGGGTGACCATGATGGTCACACTAGCAATGGTTGTGATGTGCTTAATGTGCTAAAGCCGCACCCTAATCTTGTCGAGCTAACTATAAGTGGATATCCAGGTGCTACTTCTCCCACCTGGTTGAATTCTGGTTGGCTGAGCAGTTTGCAATTGATTTGCTTACGTGATTGTAAAAAATGGGAGGTACTTCCACCTTTAGGGGATCTACCATTGCTTAAAGCTCTTGAAGTTCGGAGAATGGATGAATTAAAAATACTAGATCAGGAGTTCTTGGGCCGTAAAGGATTCCCCTCATTGGAGAGACTGCTGCTGGAACGCTTGCCCAAACTAGAATGGAGTATTGTAGAGAACGACCAGTTGTTTCCTGCTCTCAGAGATCTCTCATTTTCTGGATGCCCAAGGTTAAGAGAATACCCGACCTATGTGCGTACCCTCAGACATATTGCTATACTTGATAAGGAACAAATCCACTTCAAGGTTTTTATGGACAACTTTGAACTCACAAGATCATTTTGCTGCCTGTTGTCAAGCTTCTTCTATGTCTTGCGTGTTCATCACCTAGAGTTTGTTGAAAAGCTGAAGATCTACGTAGATCATTTGAGAGACATTCCTAAGGTAGCCTTCAATAATATGAAGCAACTCAAAGAGCTCACAATATTTGGTTTAGGATCATCTTGGGAGAATACATACCCCATAATTAGCACATTGTGGGATGAGGATGGGGTTACTGTGCTTCCTACATCACTTCAACGTCTTGAACTAATAAAGTGTCAGTTGCGAGCAAGTTCTTTATCCAAGTTGCTGAACAACCTCGTATGCCTCGACACACTAGACCTTGGACCTTGTGATACAGTTGGAATGCCATCTCAATTATCATTAAGCATGCACCAGTTGAGGATGCTCAGACAATTAAACATATACAAATGTTATTGGCTGATGTCACTCGAGGGATCACAATCCCTTGTCTCCCTCAAAGAGTTGAGATTGGAAAATTGTGATAATTTGGAATCTGTACCAGACATGGATAACATGCCATCCCTCCAAATTTTACTTTTACGAAGTTGCCCCCAAGTGACACGACTATATCAATCTGGTTGCCACACAGCTTTGGAGGAATTGAGAATTGAATCCTGTGATGGGCTAGCATCACTAGAAGATTTGAATGAACTTGTTTCCCTTAGAAAGATGAAGGTTATAGAATGCTCTGCTCTCATATCGCTGCCTGATATGAGCACCTTTTATTCACTAAAGATTCTTGTAATTGGTCGATGCACTCAACTTAGGGCACTGCCGAGGAATGGTCTCCCTGTATCACTTAAAGCTTTCTTCTTGATAGAAGGCCATCCATTATTAGGCAAGCAGTTTGAGCTGAAAAATGGTCCTGACTACAACAAGGTTGCTGCCCTTTCTGGATGCATGCGTCATACAAATCAGA GGAAAGTTTGGGAGTACTGGTCGAAATTCTGA
- the LOC4341547 gene encoding disease resistance protein RGA2, whose product MATLPLATGVGWVVSPVIKLMFEKVQSYISTQYKWQSNLVDDLKKLETILTEILLVVGTAERRRTLDCNQQALLRQLKDAVYDAEDIMDEFDYMFLKANAQKRKLRSLGSSSISIAKRLVGHDKFRSKLGKMLKSLSTVKECAHMLVRVMGVENFSSHMLPEPLQWRISSSISIGEFVVGRQKEREELVHQLLEQSDKPESRSKGARSTSLEVITIVGNGGIGKTTLAQLIYNDKRIEDNFDMRAWVCVSHVFDKVRITKEILTTIDKSIDLTNFNFSMLQEELKNKITMKKFLLVLDDVWYDEKVGVPINADRWRELFAPLWHGAKVIKILVTTRMGIVANTLGCATPFCLSGLESKDSWELFRRCAFSTRDPNEHLELKSIGEHIVQKLNGSALAIKAVGGHLSSNFNYEEWNRVLKSGLSNEKDIMTILRLSYECLPEHLQQCFSFCGLFPKGYYFEPDMLVNMWIAHEFIQDRGRTYGSLTSTGKSYFDELLSRSFFQALRYGGTVHYVMHDLMNDLAVHVSNGKCYRVEANEPQEIFPEVQHLSILAERVDLLRACKLQRLRTLIIWNKERCYC is encoded by the coding sequence ATGGCCACTTTACCACTAGCCACTGGAGTTGGATGGGTAGTATCTCCTGTCATCAAGCTTATGTTTGAGAAGGTCCAATCATATATATCAACTCAGTACAAGTGGCAGTCCAATTTGGTGGATGACCTTAAAAAGCTGGAGACTATTTTAACTGAAATTCTCTTGGTAGTAGGCACTGCAGAAAGGCGGAGAACACTTGATTGCAATCAGCAAGCTTTACTCCGCCAGCTGAAAGATGCTGTCTACGATGCCGAGGACATCATGGATGAATTTGATTACATGTTTCTGAAAGCGAATGCTCAAAAGAGAAAGCTAAGAAGCTTAGGCTCCAGTTCTATCTCTATTGCCAAGCGTTTGGTTGGCCATGACAAGTTTCGGTCCAAATTGGGAAAGATGCTCAAAAGCTTGAGTACAGTAAAGGAATGTGCCCATATGCTCGTCAGGGTGATGGGAGTAGAAAACTTTAGTTCACACATGTTACCTGAGCCCCTTCAATGGCGTATCTCCAGCTCGATTTCAATTGGTGAGTTTGTAGTTGGTCGTCAGAAGGAACGGGAAGAACTAGTGCACCAATTGCTGGAACAATCTGACAAACCTGAATCTAGAAGCAAAGGAGCAAGGTCAACATCATTAGAGGTAATTACTATAGTCGGCAATGGCGGAATTGGAAAAACTACTTTAGCTCAACTTATTTACAATGATAAAAGAATCGAGGATAATTTTGATATGAGGGCATGGGTATGTGTATCACATGTCTTTGATAAGGTCAGAATCACCAAAGAAATCCTAACAACTATTGATAAAAGCATTGACCTAACGAATTTTAATTTTAGCATGCTGCAAGAAGAACTCAAGAACAAAATAACCATGAAGAAGTTTCTACTTGTATTGGATGATGTTTGGTATGATGAAAAGGTTGGGGTACCCATAAATGCTGATAGATGGAGAGAATTGTTTGCTCCTTTATGGCATGGGGCGAAAGTAATCAAGATTTTAGTTACAACTCGAATGGGTATTGTTGCAAATACATTAGGATGTGCCACTCCATTCTGTTTGAGTGGTCTAGAGAGTAAAGATAGCTGGGAACTTTTCAGAAGATGTGCATTTAGCACTAGAGATCCAAATGAACATCTCGAATTGAAGTCTATAGGTGAACACATTGTGCAAAAATTGAATGGATCGGCATTAGCTATAAAGGCTGTTGGTGGGCATCTTAGTTCAAACTTCAACTATGAAGAATGGAATCGAGTTCTAAAAAGTGGTCTATCGAATGAGAAAGATATTATGACAATTTTACGCCTAAGCTATGAATGCTTGCCAGAGCACCTTCAGCAATGCTTTTCGTTCTGTGGTTTGTTCCCAAAAGGTTATTATTTCGAGCCTGACATGTTGGTTAACATGTGGATAGCTCATGAATTTATTCAGGATCGTGGACGCACCTATGGAAGCTTGACAAGCACTGGGAAAAGTTATTTTGATGAGTTGTTATCAAGATCATTTTTCCAGGCACTTCGATATGGAGGTACAGTGCATTATGTTATGCATGACCTCATGAATGATCTTGCTGTCCACGTGTCCAATGGTAAGTGTTACAGAGTAGAAGCCAATGAACCTCAAGAGATTTTTCCAGAAGTTCAACATCTGTCTATACTGGCTGAAAGAGTTGACCTTCTTCGTGCCTGTAAGTTGCAAAGGCTGCGCACCCTAATAATTTGGAATAAAGAAAGATGTTATTGCTAA
- the LOC107281450 gene encoding putative disease resistance protein RGA3 isoform X2, protein MAEFSAMSSVGWIVSPIIRKMVSVVQSYISSQFTWKSEMMSDLKNLESTLVQILLVVGAAERRSRKDSSQVMSLHQMKDAVCEADDVLDEFDYLIKEKIEDLGMFSSVLSIGKRLVSIDKLRSKLQEVIKTLGRVRASAEMFAQVMAGEVSSFSQSPEYAPARATGSLLREDTIFGRKNEIDELVSILVKDCDEHLSYDCQLFNTVVHSIVGVGGIGKTTLAQAIYNDERITEIFDLKIWVCVSHNFDKTRLTKEIIACTAGTEHIELASFNFSMLQEKLRDRLMCKRFLLVLDDVWYDERVGEHMNRETWKELIAPIRNIYISSEALERKRTGSKILVTTRAELVAKMLDSRSLFFLQGLGKDDSRMLFRKCAFGNRNPEDYPELKIIEDQIVENLKGSALAIKVTGGHLSGKYNALEWNKILQKSVLNPNDIMTILRSSYESLPNYLQQCFTYCSLFPKGYRIDPNRLIHMWAAQGFVHSDRNINTSLEDIGRGYFNDLLQRSFFQVFRCGDQIYYIMHDVLNDLALHVSGGECHRIEHGSPSELPHHIRHLSVSAELLENFVSFGSLGRLRSLLVFNKSWFCSKLSLTHGILAKLKGVRVLDVSGCCMKRLPDAVYNLIHLRFLAIQRTCYTLPKTISRLHHLRALFVQYHSCYSSGKFSSHCSSHKLLNLSWGQVNIAGGCFSLPESINRLSNLVHVDIEKSYALMLTGMHQLPCVEGSGEFHVGKKGQSIVGLKDLNELRGELAIRLLENVKTKEEAAKANLELKKHIRKLELEWGSGDHDGHTSNGCDVLNVLKPHPNLVELTISGYPGATSPTWLNSGWLSSLQLICLRDCKKWEVLPPLGDLPLLKALEVRRMDELKILDQEFLGRKGFPSLERLLLERLPKLEWSIVENDQLFPALRDLSFSGCPRLREYPTYVRTLRHIAILDKEQIHFKVFMDNFELTRSFCCLLSSFFYVLRVHHLEFVEKLKIYVDHLRDIPKVAFNNMKQLKELTIFGLGSSWENTYPIISTLWDEDGVTVLPTSLQRLELIKCQLRASSLSKLLNNLVCLDTLDLGPCDTVGMPSQLSLSMHQLRMLRQLNIYKCYWLMSLEGSQSLVSLKELRLENCDNLESVPDMDNMPSLQILLLRSCPQVTRLYQSGCHTALEELRIESCDGLASLEDLNELVSLRKMKVIECSALISLPDMSTFYSLKILVIGRCTQLRALPRNGLPVSLKAFFLIEGHPLLGKQFELKNGPDYNKVAALSGCMRHTNQRKVWEYWSKF, encoded by the exons ATGGCTGAGTTTTCAGCAATGAGTTCTGTAGGATGGATTGTTTCACCTATCATTCGTAAAATGGTTTCTGTGGTGCAGTCCTATATATCAAGCCAGTTCACCTGGAAGTCTGAGATGATGTCTGATCTCAAGAATTTGGAGTCCACTTTGGTACAGATTTTGTTGGTGGTTGGCGCAGCGGAAAGACGAAGTAGAAAAGACAGTAGTCAAGTGATGTCATTGCACCAAATGAAAGATGCAGTCTGTGAAGCTGATGATGTCTTGGATGAGTTTGACTATCTGATCAAAGAAAAGATTGAAGACCTAGGCATGTTCTCATCTGTTCTCTCTATTGGCAAGCGTTTAGTTAGCATTGATAAGCTCAGATCAAAATTACAAGAAGTTATAAAAACACTGGGCAGAGTTAGAGCTTCCGCAGAGATGTTTGCTCAAGTTATGGCAGGGGAGGTCTCTAGCTTCAGTCAGTCTCCTGAGTATGCTCCAGCAAGAGCCACAGGATCTCTTTTGCGTGAAGATACAATTTTTGGACGGAAGAATGAGATTGATGAACTAGTAAGTATATTGGTGAAGGATTGTGATGAACATTTGTCTTATGATTGTCAGTTATTTAATACAGTGGTGCATTCTATTGTTGGTGTTGGGGGCATCGGCAAGACTACACTAGCACAAGCTATTTACAATGATGAGCGGATTACTGAGATTTTTGATCTGAAGATATGGGTTTGTGTCTCCCATAATTTTGACAAAACTAGACTAACTAAGGAGATCATAGCATGCACAGCTGGCACAGAACATATTGAATTGGCCAGTTTCAATTTCAGTATGCTCCAAGAAAAGCTTCGAGATAGACTGATGTGCAAAAGGTTTCTTCTAGTGCTGGATGATGTGTGGTATGATGAAAGAGTTGGAGAGCACATGAACAGAGAAACGTGGAAGGAGTTGATAGCTCCcataagaaatatatatataagttctGAGGCTTTAGAGAGAAAGAGAACAGGAAGCAAAATACTAGTGACAACCCGGGCAGAATTGGTAGCAAAAATGCTAGATTCGAGAAGCTTATTTTTCTTGCAGGGCCTTGGAAAAGATGACAGCAGAATGCTCTTCCGGAAATGTGCATTTGGAAACAGGAATCCAGAAGATTACCCAGAGTTGAAGATAATTGAGGACCAAATTGTTGAAAACCTAAAAGGCTCAGCTCTAGCCATTAAGGTGACTGGAGGCCATTTAAGTGGCAAATACAACGCTCTGGAATGGAACAAAATTCTTCAGAAAAGTGTACTCAACCCTAATGACATTATGACAATCTTACGCTCAAGTTATGAAAGCTTACCAAATTATCTTCAGCAGTGTTTTACGTACTGCAGTTTATTCCCTAAAGGTTACCGCATTGATCCAAACAGGCTGATCCATATGTGGGCAGCTCAGGGTTTTGTTCATTCAGACAGAAATATCAATACTAGTCTGGAGGATATTGGCAGAGGCTATTTCAATGATTTGCTACAGCGCTCATTTTTCCAAGTGTTCCGATGTGGAGACCAAATTTACTATATTATGCATGATGTATTGAATGATCTGGCACTTCATGTTTCTGGGGGCGAATGCCATAGGATTGAACATGGCAGTCCGAGTGAGTTACCCCATCATATTAGGCATTTGTCTGTTTCTGCTGAACTCCTGGAAAATTTTGTGAGTTTTGGTAGTTTGGGAAGATTGCGTTCACTACTAGTTTTTAACAAGTCTTGGTTTTGCTCAAAACTCAGCCTCACTCATGGTATACTTGCCAAGCTGAAGGGGGTGCGGGTGCTGGATGTAAGTGGCTGTTGCATGAAACGCTTGCCTGATGCTGTGTACAATCTCATTCACCTCCGTTTCCTAGCTATACAGCGGACATGTTACACACTACCTAAAACAATTTCTAGACTTCATCATCTAAGGGCCTTGTTTGTACAGTATCATTCATGTTATTCCTCTGGAAAATTTAGCTCACATTGTTCCTCTCACAAACTTTTGAATCTTTCATGGGGGCAAGTGAACATAGCTGGAGGTTGTTTCAGTCTTCCTGAAAGCATTAACAGACTCAGTAACTTGGTGCATGTTGATATAGAGAAGTCATATGCTCTCATGCTAACAGGCATGCATCAACTTCCATGTGTTGAAGGTTCAGGAGAATTTCATGTTGGCAAGAAGGGGCAAAGTATTGTTGGGCTGAAGGATCTGAATGAACTTCGTGGAGAGCTTGCAATTAGATTGCTGGAGAATGTGAAAACAAAAGAGGAAGCTGCTAAGGCCAATCTTGAGCTAAAGAAGCACATAAGAAAGCTGGAGCTAGAATGGGGATCGGGTGACCATGATGGTCACACTAGCAATGGTTGTGATGTGCTTAATGTGCTAAAGCCGCACCCTAATCTTGTCGAGCTAACTATAAGTGGATATCCAGGTGCTACTTCTCCCACCTGGTTGAATTCTGGTTGGCTGAGCAGTTTGCAATTGATTTGCTTACGTGATTGTAAAAAATGGGAGGTACTTCCACCTTTAGGGGATCTACCATTGCTTAAAGCTCTTGAAGTTCGGAGAATGGATGAATTAAAAATACTAGATCAGGAGTTCTTGGGCCGTAAAGGATTCCCCTCATTGGAGAGACTGCTGCTGGAACGCTTGCCCAAACTAGAATGGAGTATTGTAGAGAACGACCAGTTGTTTCCTGCTCTCAGAGATCTCTCATTTTCTGGATGCCCAAGGTTAAGAGAATACCCGACCTATGTGCGTACCCTCAGACATATTGCTATACTTGATAAGGAACAAATCCACTTCAAGGTTTTTATGGACAACTTTGAACTCACAAGATCATTTTGCTGCCTGTTGTCAAGCTTCTTCTATGTCTTGCGTGTTCATCACCTAGAGTTTGTTGAAAAGCTGAAGATCTACGTAGATCATTTGAGAGACATTCCTAAGGTAGCCTTCAATAATATGAAGCAACTCAAAGAGCTCACAATATTTGGTTTAGGATCATCTTGGGAGAATACATACCCCATAATTAGCACATTGTGGGATGAGGATGGGGTTACTGTGCTTCCTACATCACTTCAACGTCTTGAACTAATAAAGTGTCAGTTGCGAGCAAGTTCTTTATCCAAGTTGCTGAACAACCTCGTATGCCTCGACACACTAGACCTTGGACCTTGTGATACAGTTGGAATGCCATCTCAATTATCATTAAGCATGCACCAGTTGAGGATGCTCAGACAATTAAACATATACAAATGTTATTGGCTGATGTCACTCGAGGGATCACAATCCCTTGTCTCCCTCAAAGAGTTGAGATTGGAAAATTGTGATAATTTGGAATCTGTACCAGACATGGATAACATGCCATCCCTCCAAATTTTACTTTTACGAAGTTGCCCCCAAGTGACACGACTATATCAATCTGGTTGCCACACAGCTTTGGAGGAATTGAGAATTGAATCCTGTGATGGGCTAGCATCACTAGAAGATTTGAATGAACTTGTTTCCCTTAGAAAGATGAAGGTTATAGAATGCTCTGCTCTCATATCGCTGCCTGATATGAGCACCTTTTATTCACTAAAGATTCTTGTAATTGGTCGATGCACTCAACTTAGGGCACTGCCGAGGAATGGTCTCCCTGTATCACTTAAAGCTTTCTTCTTGATAGAAGGCCATCCATTATTAGGCAAGCAGTTTGAGCTGAAAAATGGTCCTGACTACAACAAGGTTGCTGCCCTTTCTGGATGCATGCGTCATACAAATCAGA GGAAAGTTTGGGAGTACTGGTCGAAATTCTGA